One Prosthecobacter dejongeii DNA window includes the following coding sequences:
- a CDS encoding Lrp/AsnC family transcriptional regulator, with protein sequence MDPLIQLLQINSNRSTSELAQILGLTEDEVVRKMRAAEADKTILGYNAVVDKHKAGHRGVTALIEVRITPEREGGFDRLAKRIAKFDQVRECFLMSGGYDLAVLVEGKDLLDVANFVAEKLSTLGGVLSTATHFQLKAYKQSGFLANSGDDEERLPVSP encoded by the coding sequence ATGGATCCCCTGATTCAACTCCTCCAAATCAACTCAAACCGCTCCACCAGCGAGCTGGCCCAAATTCTGGGCCTCACTGAAGACGAAGTCGTGCGCAAGATGCGAGCGGCGGAGGCGGATAAGACGATCCTGGGTTACAACGCCGTGGTGGACAAGCACAAGGCTGGCCATCGCGGAGTCACGGCCCTGATCGAAGTGCGTATCACCCCCGAGCGCGAAGGAGGCTTTGACCGTCTGGCCAAGCGCATTGCCAAATTCGACCAAGTGCGCGAGTGCTTCCTCATGAGCGGCGGCTATGATCTCGCCGTGCTCGTCGAGGGCAAGGACCTCCTTGATGTCGCGAACTTCGTGGCAGAAAAACTGAGCACCCTCGGCGGTGTGCTCTCCACGGCCACCCACTTCCAGTTGAAGGCCTACAAGCAGTCCGGGTTCCTCGCGAACTCCGGAGATGATGAAGAACGTCTGCCCGTCAGTCCATGA